The window CAATATTACTGCCTGACATCtattaaatgttgtttcaatCTGATTTTGCAATCTGCGGTTTGTTTtagagcacacaaacactgtacagacctgtcacctgcccagcacggtGTTGATACCTTTGCTGAGAGTGAGCTGCGCTCAAtgaaacacacaatcaccaaaGTGTTTCTCTTAACTAATTTTGATTTTAGCTACACGTATAATACTTGTCTGtaggatcagttcattgttggttttaggCTTTTTACgtgatttgttgacaataaaaaagtatatatataaccatattcattttctttaacacAGCACGTGACGTTGTTACGTCAGGTTATCGATAAGCGTTACGTCAGAGGGAACagcaaaagaacaaaatggAGGAATATGCTAGAGAACCATGGTGAGtcctaaaaacagaaaaaacattacCTTTCGGTCGCATTTTGCAAGGTCCAGTCCCTTCTTTTGTTTGAAGTGGATACCATGTTAAGTGtgtataattatttttatggtACAAAATGTGGCTTACTCAAAACACTTCATATCCGGCTAGTTAGCTGACGTTAGCAGGAATGCTAATTTTACATTGATCTGCACTAGCAGTGTGTACGTTCTTGAGACCGCAGTTGCTAAATCACGTTGTTAGTGACCTTGTCGGTGTTTCAGTTCACTAACTCATATGTCATTACATTTCAAGAAATAATTTATGTACAATGTGATAGGGGACCTACGGTGAATGTGAAGCACCTCAGTAATAATTTTAGCTGTTTTAAAAGAAGTGAGATAAGGATATTGCCTTAGCATATGTAAGCTAGTTAAGTTAGCGACCTGAGAGCTATCTGTTGGGGCAGCATGAACATTGCACAACATTTGGAGAAATCCCACCTATTGAGAATTCAAAATTACACGTGTCTATGTCGATTTAACATGCTGTGTTTTTTGAACTGGGAATGTAGTGACATGTTTATAGCTATGTTCTCGTATCATGTAGTATACGTATCAGTCCTGGATCAGTGACAATGTTGCTGTCGGTGACACCAGAACAGGTTGTTTATCATACTTTGCCATATCACAACTGTTTTTATAGTTGTGATATGGGAGACAAAGTAATTATCAGACAAAATATGACAACTTCAGTGACTGTTTTTGTATGAATATTATCTGACAGTGAACTGGTTAGCTGGTTGGTTAATGGCTGTGTTATTCTTTTAGCCCCTGGAGGATTGTGGACGATTGTGGGGGAGCTTTCACCATGGGAGCAATTGGAGGAGGAATATTCCAGGCAGTAAAAGGTTTCAGAAATGCACCCTCAGTAAGTTCAGCCATGCAGCTTAAGACTTTACCTTACTGTATTGCCTCAGTCAAATGCaacaatgtttttcttgtatAGATCACTCCTATACATATTTTGTGCAACACTTCAAGGTTACCTGATTTTGCCATGTTTCACATAAATATAATTAAGAACTCTGGCATTTTCACATCAGTAAGAAATGTTAGGTAAATGTTTCCTGAGTAGACATGGAAGTTCCATTGATCCCTGTTCTTTGTTGCTCTCTTGTAGGGGATGAGCCACAGAATGAGAGGTAGCTTGACTGCCATCAAGACCAGAGCCCCACAGCTTGGAGGTAAGAACAAATGCTAAATTTAAATATCATCTGCCTCTAAGTAATATTTTATCTTTAGTATCAAATACTCTCTTTAGGCTGGAAAGGTTACTTTGCCCTCCTTTGAGAAGAACTGGAGCTGTAGTCAGCTTTGACTCGTGTTGTTTACGATGCTTATAGTGCTTACAATTCCAGTGTTGTTAAGTCTTTTTCTGGGatcaattatttattgtatACATAAGGACATACAAAACACAACGCAAAATAAGATATACCTGGAGAGATCAAACAGTTGAGGCAAGAAACCAATAGTTGATAAGTTGATCATGGCAGGAAAAATCCTCCTCAGAAACTTCTCAGACCACTGCTGCATAATCCATTTTCCCATGCCATCTGTATACTAAGTATGCTGcaaatcatcatttcatcagaACATGGCTAAATATACTGCTTTTGGAGCCCTTGTTGAAACTCAGACATAAACTGtatgggaatttttttttctttggtccATTAAAATCCTTTCTAACTGCCAAAATAGATACAAATCTTAGTTGtctgtcattcatttttgaGAAGTGTTGGTGAGGATCTGATACCAAAAGAATACACTTTGTGTCAACAAAACCTAACAAAGCGCAAAGCATATcgtaacaatttttttttttttgtgttgcaggtaGCTTTGCAGTATGGGGAGGCCTCTTCTCCATGATTGACTGTGGTTTAGTAAAAGTGCGAGGGAAGGAAGATCCCTGGAACTCAATAACAAGTGGGGCCATGACAGGAGCTATCCTCGCTGCAAGAAGTGAGTAAGCTTAGAGGAAGCTGGCAGTTGAAAGTCAACAGAAAGCACATAGATGCCTCATACAAATGGCAAACAGTGAAGCTGCAACTCAGTAATTGGTATACAATGAACTCACCTTCTCAGAGAGGCAGTGTGACTTTCCAAAACTGTCTGATACCAGTGGAGAAATTGGAACTTTAAAGCTGGTCAAAGTCTTAGTTTTGCAAACTACAATCCTAAGTTCAGGAATTAGGTCAAAACAACTAGACGTGGTTCTGAACTTGTGTTGTCAAGTGTTGTATCTGTGCTCTATGTGTGATCTCATATGTCCACATTTAAACTAAGTTTTAACTCTGTTCACCTTTTGCTACCCACTTCGCTTTTTCGCCTGATTCGATCTCTTCCCAGGACTGTGAGGGCATTTACAGATCAGGCTTGATTGACATCTGACCTCAGTCACCTTGTCTTATTTCTAGCAGAGCCCCACTTAACTTTAACCTAAGCAGAGGTTTAATTAAGCAGAATAAAGGAAAACACCTTAATGGTTGTGCATGGTTTTTAAATTATCTTATACTGCAAATGTCATGAAgaacagcatttttattttttattattacctttatttaaaaacaaaataatgaaaattgaaCAATGATGGACCTTTTCACGTAAAATCTCAACTTCCAAGTTGAATCTGAAGATTTATGGGAGCTGTGGACATGAGTTGTACTAATGCATCATTATGTCCTGTTCCTCTGTAGATGGACCAGTAGCCATGGTAGGATCTGCAGCCATGGGAGGTATTTTGCTGGCATTGATAGAGGGCGCTGGAATCTTGCTCACTAGGTTTGCCTCTTCACAGTTCCCAACCGGTGAGTGGTGCTTCCAATATTGGATGTTTGTGTCATAGAACTAACTGATTGAGTAAATGAAGATTAAAGGTTATTGCCACTTTATTAACAGCTGTTAGGCCTTTAATTGGCTGTTATCGCACTCTGAggtttacctttttttttctctccagggCCTCAGTTTGCAGAGGAACCTGCCCCTGCTCCCATGCCCACCCCTTCCTTTGGAGACTACAGACAATATCAGTGAGAGGACTCCCCATGTCTTTATCCACTAGGCCTTTTTGAATTCCTTGCTGAAGTTACAAAGAAGAAATGGGGATGTAGAATACCACACATCAAAATAGAAGCTGCACCCGATTTTATGGACTGTGTCAGAAGTGAAGGACAAAATACAACTTCATTTTCCTACTCTCAAGAGCCATGTACAGATCTGCCTTTTGCCATTCTCAGCCTTGTCGTGTGCATCTGTTTCACCCAACATTTGTTAAATACAGAGATGTGGTGGGATTTATTGTTTGATGTTCATGGGCTTGTGGGGATGaggtgtgtttttctattttgttcatataaagtatatatactGCATGTAGCCCAACAAGGGAATTCAGGACAGACCAGCTCTGGATAATGTTGAATCTCGCAAAAACACATGTCACACATGGAACGTAATAAATTATACTTATATATAAGTATAATACttatgtgtatatacagtaaaaacTTTCTGCTTGTATTCAGTCATGTTAGTCTTTATTTGCCTTAAATATGTCACCTGCTTGTGCTGGCCACTGTCACTTGGCTGGCtcttttatttggttttattcagAGTTATGAAGGCAAACATCTATCAAATACAATTCTATTCCTGGAATATTAGTTTGTTtgaaagtgatttatttattttagattgtAAAGAGTTGTGCCAGATTGTTGTATTCTATCAGACATTGCTTTTGCATTCAACACAGAGGTGTGGAAAAGGCTGCTAATGACAAAGGATGGCAAAGACAGTACAAATAAATGGAGAAACTCGAGCAAGGGATTGACGCATATACTGTATTAAATCTGTATGACACATTGTATTATGgtacaataaaaaataagttgTAAGATCTGTCTTGTAGCCTTATGAATACAGTTATCCTATTAGTTCTGGTCTGGATTGTGAAAAATATAGATTAAGGATGAGAGTgggtttagtttttctttttttattactgtactTCTTCCACTATTGCCCAGTGTCTGGGCAGGATTGTTTATTCCCCGCTAGAGGGAGCTCCTCCCAAAGATATCCAGACCAGTGCTGCTCTCCTTACCTGCCCAAATCTGTGTAACTGACTCTTTTAGGACACATAAGGGAGCAGTTTTCACTCACATTCTTGTAACTATGTGTCACACACCTGTTATCTGTTTGACGCCAGCTTGGTGTAGGTACAGGTGAAGGACACTGGATAAATAGGGGCCTGGGGAAGGGCCAATGATGCAGCATCTACATTTTCAGTTCAGGGTTAGGGATTGTTCATTCATGGCAGTTCTATAGACGAACATATgtcatgtaataataataatttccagCCTGGCTACATACGGACTTGAgcattagaagaaaaaaacaagtcttGAGTTTTAACCTAAAAAGACATTTCCAGAAGATCTTATACTTGCCACACACCTTGGATATCCAATTATTAGGCCTAGAACTAGACTAACCATTAAGAGACTTTATTGATCAATCTGACTATAGTTATCTTGATTAATGGAAGTAATTGTTTGAGTTTAAAATGACGTCACAGTTTCCCGATTGACAATCCCATCTTGATATTTAAATGACCTGTTTTGTCCAGCCCACActccaaaacccaaaaatattcagtgtgcTATCACAGAAGAATTAGAAgaccagcaaatattcacatttgagaatttttttggatgtttttactgtaaaaagaaCTTAAACAATCaaaattgtttaattttattttcagttgagGATTGACACACATATAGTGCTGTTTTGAGTATGGCAGCAAGATGTAACagtgataacaataataatccaaCGCCTGTCCAGGCATACctatataaacatatacacataaaGGGTGAAAAAGCTTACACACGTATGAAAAAAGGGTGAAAAAGCCATAATATCTGCCCTCCTTACaaatttgtctctttttcatATCTGACCTTTAGTGCAGATGTATTAGTCTATTTGTTTTTGCAGCCATATGGATaattacacatttgtgttttcatatgcCATATCTATATACTATATGAGGTTTTATCTACATAGAGAATACATGTTTGTAGGCTCAATTCATTGGTGGGTTTAGTCTTTTGATGGGATTTGTCGACAGTAAGAGACATACGGAATGTCACTAGACTTAAGCTTTGAATATAAGTCCTGGAAGAAATGTGCAGCTGATTAGACATGTATCACCtacaatgaataaaaacagtctgcgtgtgtgtatctCTATTGACACTCATCATTACTGTGCAGCCCGTTATCATGCAAATGGTGCGGGACGGGTGGCCCATGTGTCATGCCCTTTtaagaaaaatgagaaatagTGGGGAGTGACGTCTCTTCGCACAGAGGCCGGAGGCAAACTGACACTTGCGGAGCGGCGAGAGACAGCGAGCGAGAAACGGTGAGTGCAAATACCAAACTTTACCAGCTGCTAAACGCCGTCAAATAACTCATTTACCTGGGCGCAAGTAGCGTCGACACTTGGGGGACAATAAGCAGATACGGTAGAGTGCGCagggtgtgttttatttgtcGGATAAATGAGAAGAATTGTCCGCAAGTACAAAACGGGAGTGTGCACTCCCATTTTAGTCAAGGCCAGGCGGAAGGGCAGGTAGCGTTAGCAATCAGTTGCCTTTCCCGAGCGAATAACACCGGAATGCGGGTTGATTTAAAGCCTGCCAAGCCCGTTGGATATTTGAGCTGTAAAACGCGTTTGATTGCTGCGTATTCCTGACAGCCTAGCTATGTTTTGATCATACGCCGAGGACAGGAATGTGTCGGCTAGCTAGCTTGCTTGCTAACGAGCCGTAGCTAGCGGTTTATGAAGTGTCGGCCCGTCGCAGGCAGTTAAAGCTAGCTAGTTAGCGGCATTTTGCTAACAAGCTTGATAACGGGACTCAGAGTAGATGCTGGTATGTAACTGGATTGTTTATGGACAGATGCTGGCCTCAGTGGCCGGGATTATAGCTTATGGTATTTTAAGGATTTATCTGTAAGCGGGTTTATGATTTGAACtgattttgattaattttaGGGAAGCTACGTTTGTAATAATCACACATCTAACGAGTGTTGGTTGGTGGCTCTCTGGTGTAGTCAGAGCCACAGATTGCAGGGACTTAGCATGACCTGGAGTGATAAACATATGCTACTGCTGTAAGCAAATTAGGTAGATTCACAGTGAGATAACCTTAGAGCTCAAATGATTTTCTCTCGTCTGGGTCCAAGCTTTTTTTGCAGCCTGTTGCAGGTTTtatctgctgcagaggagagtgGTGAGAAACAGGAAAGGTGTGTACTCATCATCCTTGAACTACTTGATTGATAATAGAATATTCTAACAGGGCATCTGCAGAttttgaaaagtcttaaaaacactgtatttaGCTTCCCCAGAAGAAGGTCATAGAAAATGTGAGAGAGTCTTGAATATTTTCTGTTGCCTCATATTGGCAGTAATGTTGGTCACAAATTGTCTTTGAATCCAATTTCAGGGTGTAGGGAGGCATTACAcaccttttaaaacaaaaagtaggATTCTTGTGATAATGGATTGTTCacaatttttccttttttttttgttgtggagTTTCCTGTAGAAAAAACTACCACAACTGCCTACAGGAGCTAAAAAAAACTTCTTGGCCATATTGTTGATAATTGTTTTCCATCATATCTTCACACTGGGGATGGTATGGTCATGAAACATACATTAGATATGTTCTACGTGGTGTTAAAGATGGTCTTAAAAAGTTTAGAATTTATTTTGGTGAATCGCACAGAAACCATCCCCAACTGCTGTGTGAAATAGACATTTCTGCAAGGAGGTTAAGTATCTCAAAGGCGCTGTTTTACACTCTGTGTTGATAGGTACGATACTTCTGCCTCATCCTGTGCCCCCGAATCTCTTCATAACTAAAAATTTTGATAATGATATACAAGCTATTAAAACCTCTTCCCCCTTGTTCAATACAAGCCTGTTGTCTGGAGTCTTGAACAGGAACAGAGACTGGAAGACGCTATTTTAGTAGGCTGCTACTCCTTTTCCATCCTATCAGCATGAAGCCGCCTTGTGCTGTGGAAAGAGGATGTGGTTACAGGTCAAGGCCCCAGTGACACATATGCATTTGGCTGATGGTGTTTGTCAGTTACAGATCTTTGTCATAATTAAGTCACAGCAAAGTTTTCTGAGCCtagctgcagtttttctctgaCTCATGGGGTCATTCAAGGTTGTGGTGGGCCTGAAAGGAGACATAAGGAAAATGCAACTATATAATGGTAACATTTGGttctttaatttttaatttttttttttaattttaggttAGATCTAGTTGTGCAGTAAGTTTAAAAACCATCTTCAGAGAGATGAACAAATGTCTGTATTCCCTAGGTAGATATTAGACACATCTCTATTACTCAGAAGGCTTGATTTCCTGAGGCCAGTTAATGTAGGGTTAgtgccctaaccctaacccatctATCACACATGAAGATCAGCTTTTAAAAAGTAACAATACAGTACTTGGCCCCTGTGAAAATGTaccatttctatttcttttttaagcTTTGCTACTAGCATTTGTGTTTTATCATCTTTTATAGGCCCATAGGTTCCTAATTTCCTAGGAAGTTTCCTGAGAAGAACTATGTAATTTGGGACAAATTTCAGGTAAATTAGAGACAGTTCAATTGTTATACTTCCAATTAGTCACTTCCAATTAACTGCTAAACTAGCAAGTCTTTTAGGGCACAGCAT is drawn from Seriola aureovittata isolate HTS-2021-v1 ecotype China chromosome 2, ASM2101889v1, whole genome shotgun sequence and contains these coding sequences:
- the timm17a gene encoding mitochondrial import inner membrane translocase subunit Tim17-A — translated: MEEYAREPCPWRIVDDCGGAFTMGAIGGGIFQAVKGFRNAPSGMSHRMRGSLTAIKTRAPQLGGSFAVWGGLFSMIDCGLVKVRGKEDPWNSITSGAMTGAILAARNGPVAMVGSAAMGGILLALIEGAGILLTRFASSQFPTGPQFAEEPAPAPMPTPSFGDYRQYQ